One part of the Populus alba chromosome 18, ASM523922v2, whole genome shotgun sequence genome encodes these proteins:
- the LOC140954952 gene encoding cuscuta receptor 1-like: MGLNRLSLPVVVMMMINAMILSQGCLEEERIALLQIKTSFGLDDSSSYPQSSWGKDTLFCSWYGVTCSNSTTRRVVEIHLFFARDGYSSMGDLYLNASIFLPFQELKVLVLDGNRIAGCVANEEIDSLSELEVLSLSGNTIHNFSKSRENTGFSNLSVLYLDYVTSEASVSILQSLSAFPNLKALSLQDNYNPYGFGQGELPNLKFLERLDLTESSLVNYNFLQTVGKFTSLKSLVLPYSGLSGPIFAPHGLCELKHLQELDISHNDLSGSLPSCLSNLTNLQALNISFNNFTGNTSLSSIGSLASIQILRLSDNHFKIPISLGPFFNLSKLKYLFGDRNEIYESTELVHNLIPRFQLQSLSLACNGSGGTFSKFLFYQHDLQFVYLSHIKMTGEFPSWLLQNNTKLEVLYLVKNSFSGCFQLANHSFMSLSYLDISRNRIHNQIPTEIGACFPRLVFLNLSRNDFNGSIPSSISNMSLLEVLDLSNNGLSSNIPEQLVEGCLSLGVLMLSNNHLKGQLFWKNVNLKYLTDLILRGNQLTGILLNSLSNCSALEALDVSLNNLSGKIPRWIRNMSSLQYLDLLENNILGSLPSSFCSSGMMTEVYLSKNKLEGSLIGTLDGCLSLKRLDLSHNYFRGGIPKSIGSLLEFSFLLLGYNNLEAEIPRQLCKLKKLSLIDLSHNNLSGRILPCLHPRSEWYWKWESAPGSTTPPAPGSSTMPPALVAAQPSPPPQSPMPLEDRSVNRSVEITTKSISYLYNGIILNLISGIDFSCNNLTGEIPFELGNLSNIKLLNLSHNSLTGPIPPTFSNLKEIETLDLSYNNLNGEIPPQLIDLYSLSAFSVAHNNLSGKTPEMVAQFSTFNESCYEGNPLLCGPPLAKNCTGGIPPSPLPRSQNHKKEENGVIDMEAFYVTFSVAYIMVLLAIGAVLYINPQWRQAWFYFIGESINNCYYFLVDNLPVSVRFKRFQPCV; encoded by the exons ATGGGATTAAACAGGTTGTCTCTGCCAgtggtggtgatgatgatgattaatgCTATGATTCTATCGCAAGGGTGTTTAGAGGAAGAACGAATTGCTCTTTTGCAGATCAAAACTTCTTTTGGCCTAGATGACAGTAGTTCATACCCGCAATCCTCTTGGGGAAAAGATACCCTCTTTTGCAGCTGGTATGGAGTTACCTGCAGCAATTCCACTACAAGACGAGTCGTCGAAATCCATCTTTTCTTCGCAAGAGACGGGTACTCATCTATGGGAGATTTGTACCTAAATGCATCTATATTTCTTCCCTTCCAAGAACTCAAAGTTCTTGTCTTGGATGGAAATAGAATAGCTGGCTGTGTTGCGAATGAAG AAATTGATTCTCTGAGCGAGTTGGAGGTTCTCAGCCTAAGCGGAAATACAATCCATAATTTCTCTAAATCTAGAG AAAATACAGGTTTTAGCAACTTAAGCGTTCTCTATCTAGATTATGTCACCAGTGAAGCCAGTGTTTCTATACTGCAATCACTGAGCGCATTCCCAAATCTTAAAGCCCTTTCTCTTCAAGACAACTATAATCCTTACGGATTTGGTCAAG GGGAATTGCCGAACCTTAAGTTTCTAGAACGACTGGATTTGACCGAGTCATCCCTTGTCAACTATAACTTCTTACAAACAGTTGGAAAGTTTACCTCTCTCAAGAGCTTGGTTTTGCCCTACAGCGGACTCAGTGGCCCCATATTTGCTCCCCAcg GCCTTTGTGAGTTAAAACATCTCCAAGAGCTAGATATCAGCCACAACGATCTCAGTGGTTCTTTGCCTTCGTGCCTCTCGAATTTGACAAACCTTCAAGCTTTAAATATCTCTTTCAACAACTTCACAGGGAACACATCCTTGAGTTCCATTGGAAGTCTCGCGTCCATTCAAATTCTAAGACTCTCAGACAATCACTTCAAAATCCCAATCTCACTTGgcccattttttaacctttcaaaACTTAAGTATTTGTTTGGTGACCGTAATGAGATATACGAGTCAACAGAGCTGGTACACAATTTGATTCCAAGGTTCCAGTTACAGAGCCTTTCTTTGGCATGTAATGGATCCGGCGGGACATTTTCGAAATTCCTGTTCTATCAACATGACCTTCAATTTGTTTATCTCTCACACATCAAAATGACAGGAGAATTTCCGAGCTGGTTGTtacaaaacaacacaaaactTGAAGTGCtttatttggtaaaaaattCCTTTTCAGGATGTTTCCAATTAGCAAATCATTCCTTTATGAGTTTGTCATATTTGGATATCTCGAGAAATCGCATTCACAATCAAATTCCCACCGAAATTGGAGCATGTTTCCCAAGGTTAGTGTTTTTGAACCTATCCAGAAATGATTTCAATGGTAGCATTCCCTCTTCGATCAGCAATATGAGCCTCTTGGAAGTCTTAGATTTGTCCAACAATGGCTTGTCGAGCAACATACCTGAGCAATTGGTGGAAGGCTGTTTATCATTAGGTGTTCTCATGCTTTCAAATAATCATTTGAAAGGCCAGTTGTTCTGGAAAAATGTCAACTTAAAATACTTGACCGATCTGATATTAAGAGGGAATCAATTAACTGGAATTCTTCTGAATAGCTTGTCTAATTGTTCTGCATTGGAAGCATTGGATGTCAGTCTCAACAATTTATCTGGTAAGATACCGAGATGGATAAGAAATATGTCTTCTCTTCAATATTTAGACCTTTTAGAGAACAATATTTTAGGAAGTCTACCATCCAGCTTTTGTTCTTCAGGGATGATGACAGAagtttatttatcaaaaaataaactagaaggATCACTGATTGGTACACTCGATGGCTGTCTATCGCTGAAGAGATTAGATCTTAGCCATAATTATTTTAGAGGTGGCATTCCCAAGTCAATTGGTTCTTTGTTAGAGTTTAGCTTTCTTCTTTTAGGTTATAATAATTTAGAAGCTGAAATCCCAAGACAGCTGTGCAAACTAAAGAAATTAAGCTTGATTGATCTTTCTCATAATAATTTGAGTGGTCGTATTCTTCCATGCCTACATCCTAGAAGCGAGTGGTATTGGAAATGGGAAAGTGCTCCAGGTTCTACTACGCCGCCAGCTCCAGGTTCTTCTACTATGCCGCCAGCTCTAGTAGCAGCTCAACCTTCGCCGCCACCACAAAGTCCTATGCCCTTGGAAGATCGTTCTGTTAATAGATCTGTTGAGATTACAACAAAGAGTATATCGTATCTATACAATGGAATCATCCTCAATTTGATCTCTGGTATCGATTTCTCCTGCAACAATTTGACAGGAGAGATTCCTTTTGAGCTTGGAAACCTCAGCAACATTAAGTTGTTGAATCTATCCCATAACAGTTTAACAGGTCCCATACCACCTACATTTTCAAACCTGAAGGAAATTGAAACTCTGGATCTTTCCTACAATAACTTGAATGGGGAAATTCCTCCCCAGCTTATCGACTTATACTCCCTATCTGCTTTCAGTGTAGCCCATAATAACTTATCTGGCAAAACGCCAGAGATGGTTGCACAATTCTCAACATTCAACGAGTCTTGTTATGAGGGAAATCCGTTGCTTTGTGGACCACCACTCGCCAAAAATTGTACTGGAGGAATACCGCCATCACCACTGCCAAGGTCTCagaatcataaaaaagaagaaaatggcgTTATTGATATGGAGGCTTTCTATGTGACATTTTCAGTGGCATACATCATGGTCCTGTTGGCAATAGGTGCAGTTCTCTACATAAACCCGCAATGGCGACAAGCATGGTTTTACTTTATTGGGGAGAGCATCAATAATTGCTATTACTTTCTTGTGGATAATTTACCAGTGTCAGTCAGGTTCAAACGATTTCAGCCTTGTGTCTAA